In Chryseobacterium sp. C-71, the genomic window AAAGCAGATTTTAGAAATAAAGTTAAAATTGCATTACGTGAAGCCAGAGAAGCCAATTTTTGGTTACGAATCTTAGAAAAATTGGACGCTTATGATTCTGAAGAGTTTAAAAATTTGTTGAAAGAAAGTAACGAATTAAAAAATATTCTCGCAACGATTGTAAACAACACTAAAATATAATTACATAAAACCTTTATTCCTTTCGTTTTTATTTGGCTCTTTAAACTTTTTACATTTACCTTTTACCTTGGCTCTTTAATCATGAAAGATATCAGAACTCTATCACTCGACCAGCTCAAAGATTACTTTGGTACTATTGGTGAAAAACCTTTTCGTGCTAAGCAGGTCTATGACTGGATCTGGAGTAAAAATCTTCATTCATTCGAAGAGATGACGAATCTTTCAAAAGACCTGAGAGAGCATCTTATCCGTGATTTTATCATGAATCCGGCAGCAGTAGATCAA contains:
- a CDS encoding four helix bundle protein, with the protein product MKQNDLLLRTFDFGVNCLKFLRKLPNDSESKLIRFQLGKSATSIGANYEESQAGSSKADFRNKVKIALREAREANFWLRILEKLDAYDSEEFKNLLKESNELKNILATIVNNTKI